The window AATTTTGCCCTCCTATGCTGGTAAGTTTTGTAAATAAGCTAATACCTTATCTAAAGTCTCCATTGCGTAATTTCTACCTGTTTCTTCTTCAACGGTACCTAAATTAAATTGGTACTCATGCGCAAGTTCGGCATCATAGAAAACAGTTTCTACTGATACACCTAAGTTTTCTAATTTAGATGCTAATCTTTTACCATGTTCTTCAAATGATATATTTTTAGCATCCGTAATAAACGTAGGTGGGAAATCACTTGTTACATAATTTGTTAAGGTTAAAATATCCCATTTAGGATCTTGTGCCCAATTTTTTTCACCTAAGAAGGCGTATCCTATTTTTTGAGCAAAGAATCCTACAATCTTAGTTAACGCACTTCCTCCAGCACTTCTATTTAATCTTGTCACTGGATCACCTAATAAATTTAAAAGTAAACTAAAGTCATATGGACCACAATAGAGGATTGCACCTTTGATTTGGTCTTTTGTTAAAACTGGAGAAACCTTAGAAAGTTCTGAATATGCTGGATTTGTATTGTTAATAACAAACTGTGCCGCTAAGAATGCGCCAGCAGAATCCCCTCCAACAATCATATTGTCTAAATCAAGATACGGGTACTTAGCAATTTCATTTTTAACATGTGTATATGCTTCACCAATTTGAATTAATGGTGTTGGATATTGATACTCATAACCTAAGCCATAATTGATACTAATGACTGCATATCCTTCATTTGCTAAGACATACATATAACTTGCTACATCATCTTTATCTCCGGCAACAAATGCGCCAGCAGAATCCCCTCCAACAATCATATTGTCTAAATCAAGATACGGGTACTTAGCAATTTCATTTTTAACATGTGTATATGCTTCACCAATTTGAATTAATGGTGTTGAATATTGATACTCATAACCTAAGCCATAATTGATACTAATGACTGCATATCCTTCATTTGCTAAGACATACATATAACTTGCTACATCATCTTTATCTCCGGCAACAAATGCGCCGCCATGAATCCATAAAATGATTGGTACATTTACCTCATCCATTAAATCAGTCTTAATAAAGATATCTAATTCATTCATGCCGTTACTTGAAACATAGGTAATATCGCTTAGTAAAGTCACATTCTCTTTAATCTCTAAAATATTTTCATGTTCAGTATATGTTGTTAAACTAAATAATTTTCTAACTAACCAAACACTTGGTTTAGGTGAAACAAATAAGTAAGTTGTCATTGCACCTAGTAAAATGACAAGCGTACCTAAAATAAATAAAAATATCCTTAACCCTTTTCTTATAAATTCCCCTTATTTTTTAATATGTTGTAAAATCCAAAATCCCATCCGTTGTAATATAATCAACACCACAAGCAATCATACGTTTAGCATCTTCCCAAGTGTTTACTGTAAACACATTGACTGTTAAATCTTTTTCTTTTAACATCTCTACTAATTCTCTTGTGACGTTTTTGTGATACATATCTAAATTGATACGATTTTCTGTTAAATATTCATAATCAGCTAATGTAAATTCGCCTAATAAAAGTTCTAACTTAATCGTTTTATCAATTTTTCGCATCCACTTTAAATAATCTCTGTTAAATGAAATAAACGTAATTTTATCTAAATCCTGTAACTTTTTACATTCCTCGTAAATATACTTTACATTATCTTCTGTGAATTGCCCTTTTAACTCGATTACAGCCTGTTTTTCGCCCTTTTTACAAATATCTAGATATTCTTCCAATGTAGGGAAAGAAAAAGGAATTTCAAGCAATTCTTTGAATTCGGTTTCTTTAATTAATTTATCAACACCTGTTAGGCGTTTGACGTTACTATCATGATGGACTATTATTTTACCATCTTTTGTTAAATGTATGTCACATTCCATTCCAAAAAAAGGTAGCTTAGCGGCATTTTCAAAAGAATCGATTGTATTTTCAATCGATTTTGAGGATAAACCTCTATGTGCTACCCACTTAACATCTAATTTAAATAGATCATTCTGCATATTATCACTTCTTCTTTGTTTTTATTAATGTTGTTTTTTCTTGATAATTACTTAAAATTTTTGTAAATACTTCATGTTGTTTTAAAACTGATTTTCTATCAAAAGGTTCTTTCTTATCAATAATCATTTTCTTTAATTTCTCAATTGAATGATCAATGATTTTACGAACATCTTCAGGATAGTTCATTCTTTTACTATTCTCATCATATTCTTTTTGGTCAAGAATATATAACTTATGATTTGGATAAACCTTGATATCTAAATCATAATCAATGTACTTAATGGCTTCACCATCATATACATATGGACTTGAAATGTTACAGTAGTAATGAATGCCATCTTTTTTGAGCATAGCGATAATGTTAAACCATTCTCTCTCAAAAAAATAACAGATTGCTGGCTCTTTTGTATACCAACTTCTGCCATCAGATTCGATAACTTTTGTTCGCTGGTTCCCAGTTATTAAAAATGGATTTGTATCGTCAATAATAAACGAAGAAATCCAAACACGGTGAAGTGATCCATCA of the Acholeplasma hippikon genome contains:
- a CDS encoding glycerophosphodiester phosphodiesterase → MQNDLFKLDVKWVAHRGLSSKSIENTIDSFENAAKLPFFGMECDIHLTKDGKIIVHHDSNVKRLTGVDKLIKETEFKELLEIPFSFPTLEEYLDICKKGEKQAVIELKGQFTEDNVKYIYEECKKLQDLDKITFISFNRDYLKWMRKIDKTIKLELLLGEFTLADYEYLTENRINLDMYHKNVTRELVEMLKEKDLTVNVFTVNTWEDAKRMIACGVDYITTDGILDFTTY
- a CDS encoding DUF402 domain-containing protein, whose translation is MKLKSGKKVQIHSYKHDGSLHRVWISSFIIDDTNPFLITGNQRTKVIESDGRSWYTKEPAICYFFEREWFNIIAMLKKDGIHYYCNISSPYVYDGEAIKYIDYDLDIKVYPNHKLYILDQKEYDENSKRMNYPEDVRKIIDHSIEKLKKMIIDKKEPFDRKSVLKQHEVFTKILSNYQEKTTLIKTKKK
- a CDS encoding alpha/beta hydrolase, translated to MTTYLFVSPKPSVWLVRKLFSLTTYTEHENILEIKENVTLLSDITYVSSNGMNELDIFIKTDLMDEVNVPIILWIHGGAFVAGDKDDVASYMYVLANEGYAVISINYGLGYEYQYSTPLIQIGEAYTHVKNEIAKYPYLDLDNMIVGGDSAGAFVAGDKDDVASYMYVLANEGYAVISINYGLGYEYQYPTPLIQIGEAYTHVKNEIAKYPYLDLDNMIVGGDSAGAFLAAQFVINNTNPAYSELSKVSPVLTKDQIKGAILYCGPYDFSLLLNLLGDPVTRLNRSAGGSALTKIVGFFAQKIGYAFLGEKNWAQDPKWDILTLTNYVTSDFPPTFITDAKNISFEEHGKRLASKLENLGVSVETVFYDAELAHEYQFNLGTVEEETGRNYAMETLDKVLAYLQNLPA